The Gopherus flavomarginatus isolate rGopFla2 chromosome 16, rGopFla2.mat.asm, whole genome shotgun sequence genomic sequence CCCAACCTGAACGGGCGTCAAGCCCACTCACCTCACCTTGAGAGGGTTgaatcattttccatcctggtcccaacccttccccccaaactcccattcagcccctgcctcagtctgccatcccccactagcccttatgagcagAACTGAACTGCTTGTCTTGGCCTCCTAGTACATTAATTATTTGAATTATTCGATTAATGATGACTCTCTTCTGGTttcaaagaataaaattgttGCATAATCCAGAGCTACTTGAAGTACGTAGagcttattcataaattatcagtgacaattttcaattaaaaaaaatcctccttacatttaaaaattaatggaAGGAGCTTCTCCCCAGTGGAGCTGTGTGTTCTGATTGCAGTTTGCAGAAGCATCCCTTTTCAAGCAGCACACTGGACTGTTTAGCCAATCAAGAGATCTGATtggctttgaacattccaaagggcTTTATGACCTTGGCATGCAGCTCACATAGGTTTACAGACTCACAGGAGACAGAGCTGGAAAAGACCTATTGGCTCATCCAGTCCATTTCCTTGCTAATACAGGAGCATTCCCAGCAGCCATTTTCCACTGTTTTGACCAAACTAATTTTAAAAGCCCCTAATGACTGAGCTTCCACTGTTTTCCTAGAAAGACTGTGTCATAACTTTATAGACCTGTCTCCCAGGTGGGGCATTTTTCTTGATTAAAGTCTAAATTGTATGCCTTTTTTTAGTTTAATTCCATTACTCCTACTTTTACCTAAATGTATTATACTAAaaaattcctctccttccttggtgttcacacccttCAGATAGGTGTATGGTATTATCATGTCTCCCTCACAGTCACCCCTTGGCCGCATCGGCCCTAGACAGCTCTGTCAGTCTGTCTTCGGAAGTAGAGGTCTGCTGGGGCCCAATTCTGAAGCCCAACCTGAATGGGCCCCAAGCCCACTCACCTCACCCTGAGAGGGTTgaatcattttccatcctggtcccAACCTTTCCCCCCAAACCGGATACTGCCACCTCATCCTGCTCGTGGGGCCGGCGCAGCGGCAATAATATGCAGCAATGGCTTGATCCTCTgacactgccccctgctgtgTTGATTCCATGGGCTAAAGGAGGAGAActgacctgacctgacctgaGCCCAAGAGAGTCCAGTTGTTTTCTCATCCAACCTGACCCTGATGCCTGTAGTCAGATCCCACAGGATTTGGGTCAGGTTGCAGGGCTCTATTCAGAAGTCAAATCTGTCACCCCCGTGCATTCTTTTTTGTTCTCCCATGAATTACTTCCAATTTGTTGATCTCTCTGGGAATGTGGTGCTAGAAAATGCACCTCAGCTGAACAGAGAGGAACTGTCCTCTTCCTGCTTTCTGCCATGATCCCTGTGTATAAAAGACCTAACCCACATGGCTCTTTGTGGTAGCCATCACCCCTTGCATATACATGTTGACTTTGTGTTCCAACGTCACCCCCAGGGCACTTGTTGCTTCCCACTTTTCACCCTCCCATTTTGTCAGTTACTTCTACCTCCTTTCCAGATGTGCTAGTTTGCAGTTTTCTGAAAGGAATCTTGTTCTCTGCTCAGGTTTTTAATTTCTCTGCGTCcctctttatttttaatctgtCCCAGCTGATACTCTTATCTGTGAATTTCTGCACTGATGGGCCTCCTAAAAGACACCTTCAAGTGTGCAACTGTCAATGTAGAACTAACTGCTGAGCTCATTTCCCCTAGGAGCTGTTGAGGACATACTGCGGGAGTTGGGTATTTTGtaattcaacattttcaaattctgTCTGGAGTGGGCAGAGCAAGGGCAAAGTGGTAAACGACACTCGATAAGGGGGCAGTGAAGGAGGCTTCTTCTGGCTCTTTTCTCTCCTGGAAGATTAAAATATGTCAATTGCTCGGCTGCTTCTGAAGTGCTGCTAAATGCGGTGATTGTGGAGGGTATGACATGTTTTATACCAATTAAGCCAATGGATTAGTTGTGTGAGCATGCTGGCTGAGAagtcagtgtggcctagtggataagaCTCTAGATAATGACTCAGGAGACATGGATTCTCTTCTTGACCATGGACCTACTCTGTTATGATAAGACTTGGGCTAGTCATTTCATGTTTGGATTgggagctctttagggcagggtctTATTTGTCAAATTACTGTGTGGTCATCAAGAAAAACCTTTTCCCGAttgtttgttctcttttttgGTTTGTCCCCAGCAAAACAGAGTAGACATTTACTGTATCCTGGAGAAGGTATTACAGCAGGACACCGGGGACCTGGAGAGAGGGCTACTGAACAAAACAATAACCCTAGCCTTAAACCACATGAGAGAGACTCAAGTAAGTTAGTTCTCCTGAGATATTAATCAAAGGATCCAAAGTTTTAACTAATTAAAACTCTCTTTTTGGGGGGGTAAAGTATATATTGAAATGAAAATGTGTTCTTCTGTTAGAGGCCCACAACGTCCTAGACAGCACTTGTGCACATGCATAAGATGGGAAAACTCACATGCGAAAGTTACActtgtacttaagtgctttgcaggaccAGGCCCCGAGACACATGATATCAGACACAGAAACAGGCCTATGGTTTCTTAATGAGCAAGTCTTTCCCGAAGTTTACTAGGGATTTCCTTATTGATACTGATGTTATGTGGGAGGCGCTCTGATACTATCGCACTAAGTGGCAGTATAAAGCCCTAAGACAGACAGAATCTGAACTATCTCCAAAAGAAGCAGCATTGGATTTAGAATCTATTTTGCCAGCAGGAAAACCCATGGAAAAATCCCTCTCTTGTTCCAAAGGAAGTCAGTCCCCTTTTTGGAGACAGTTTATTCCAGGAAAGCTCTCTGAATATATTTGAAGTGGCCCAGTCTGTGTCTCACTACTTCGTCAGGGAAGGGCAGAGCAAAATATCATGTGACTATGGTGACCAGTCATCCACCACAAGGAGCTAATAATGAATAGTCTAACTAAGCAGCTTGCAAGCAACTCAAAGGCTGAAAATTGTTTAGCCAAATGACTCAATAaatatttatgactaataactctATCCACAGAAAGTTGGGTGGGTTCATTTGGAACTTATGCACAGAAATAAGGACTTGACTCATACAAACAAGTCAGGCTAATGCAACCGGCTTCAGTCATTTCAgtgttttgagttttttttttcttctaggaaGCAACAAATGAAGTCAAAGTGGCAGCTAGCAACACGTTAGTGACTCTGGCACGCTGCTATTTTGATCATGTCATGTCTGAGCTGCTCTGTCATCTGAAACCACCAAAGCGGTCTGAAGAATTTGTTTTAATTACGTTGGGAAACTTGTCATCAGCCTATGGTACGATAACTTCCATCTTTTGTTTCAAAGTTATCACCTTTCATTTAAGGACAGGGGATTACTCTCTCTACCTAAAAATGTTGCAGCTAAACAGAGCTCTGCTtgagtgtgtgcgtgcgtgtgtgcgtgGAGAGACCCCGGATTAACTGCTCTTGCTAGTTTTGGCTTCCAGATCATGAGCTATCCAGACGACGGTGCAAGCTCTAACTTCTGCCCCCGACTGAAGTTCCTTAGGGATGGAAATGAGTGGAAGATCAGGTCTGGTGGAGCTCTTCTCCACCCCGCTTCCCATCCGGCCCCAGTGCTCTCTCCCCTTACACTGGGAGTGAGTTGGGCAGCGGGCACAGCTGTGCACTGATGGAGGATTCCTCTCTTCAGGGTGCAtcccccactgactttcaatggctGCTTTAAAGCCATTCTGCTCTGCTTATGCAGTGCAAATTGGCCCAGGAGCCCCTagcaccctgccccacagtgTTTCTAAGTGTGTTCTAAGAAGGTGTAGAGCAGCCGATTATCTGTCTTCCTTCTCTTctggcctttctctgcagcatttaAGTGTATCCCTTTTGTGAGAATAACCCTGAACGCCATGTTCTCCATGTTGGAGTTAGTCAATGACAGCCGGATGAGACAAGCATTTTGTGGTGGTAAGTGCCAGCACTTACTGTAGGTGCCTAGAATGGCTATTGAGGGGGTCTTGGTACAGATTTGAGTGACTGACCAAGTCTGCAAACAGGCCCTGAACTGTGCTCCCTGCCCTGCATTGCACCAGGTGCTTTGTTCCTGGGCTCCCGTGGCATTCAGTGAAGTGGAGAGTGCTCCTCACTTTGCAGGAGGCGCTGAGCATTTGTAAGTTCAGGCCCTTTATGACTCAtggatataatttaaaataaacagacacAAAGGCTGAAGCTGCCCATCTGCCAGAAGgctcctgggggaggaggtgaagggAGCAGATTTCaatactgtacatttaaaaaccCCATTTCCCACTCCATCATTCATTTTCTTCCCTTAGTTTCTTTATCATCATTTCCTCTCACCCtctttctctgtcttctcttcctctccatttctctcttcctttgcttTTCAGGTGATGCTTAGTAAGGGATTAATCCTGTGCCTTTTGAGgtaaatggaaattttgccatcgACTTCATAGacaacaggattgggccctaattcTTCTTAGCAAGGACGCTAGATACACCTAATTTCAGGGCAAAGTGCTCCCCACTACCTTCAAATCCCAGTAAAGCCAATGGCTGTTAGGGGCACTCAACATCTTTCAGACAAACTGTAACTCAAGATAAAATCATCCAGTGTTAGGGTTAAATAAACAATAActgcaggtatcagaggggtagccgtgttagtctggatctgtaaaagcagcaaagagtcctgtggcaccttatagactaacagacgttttggagcatgagctttcatgggtgaatacccacttcgtcagatgcatgtcataacTGCAGGGAACACGAGTCATTCAGAGGAGAGcttgctgaaatattttggtttttaatgatattttccataattttttccccaaatttgATGAAAAACAAACTTGAAAAATGTCAATGACAAGTTTGATCAGGAAGTGTGCATCCAGTGTTTTGGAGCATCTAAAGAGGTGGCTGAattttttttgatttttgaaaactATAAATGATTTTTATACTttgcaattttgaaagaaaaaacactATCAGTAAAGATTTTTCTTTGAATTTAAACTGCTTTTTCAAGCCGCTCTAATTAAGAGGTAAcaaggaagggagaaaaaaattgtCTTCAAATGACGGTAACTGAAAAAAGATTGAGAGATctgcaaattaaaaaatgaaaaagcctTTTGAGAAATAAGGCATGGAATGGGAGGAAGAGAAATAGCTCAAAATTGATCTGGGATTTCAACATCTAGTCCTGAACTAAGCAGTAGCTGCCATGGAAATGTAGTAAACTTTAGGCCTAGGTGTATTCATTGGTAAAGCAACTTTTCCTCGTTACTAGTATGTCCTTTTCACATTGCCTGTCTTCTCTCTGTCCATAcagttctggaaaaatggtcAAGGGCAGTAAAGCTCTTTTTGACTAACTGGGAAAAGTGCCCATTCCCTATAGCGGGTGAATTGCGACTCTGCAATCATTTTCTTCCCATGTATTCTCATGTGACCAGCAACTGGCTGACCTGTGAGGAGCCGGAGGTGAGAACTGCTGGCTTTCTAAACCTTTAGCAGAAATTGTAATGTTAAATTCTGTGTGTCTGGCACTCTTTGTGATGATGGCATTTAATGGTAGGTCCTTTTGGATGGAAAAGAGTGTCATGTAAAACATCTAAACCCAAACATTTATAATGTCACCACGTCATGGAAATTCTGTCTGTACACAGTGTACATGGATTCTAGTTTTATGCACCTAACGTGCAGATGAAGACGGGCTAGTGGGCTAAATTAATTCCTCCATTCGGCCCCAGTGGAGTTCCAGCAGGGATGAGTTGGCCTAGAATGCATTCTTATCTGGGGAAATATCTTACCTGCTATAGTTGTGAGGTACATTAGAATATAATCCTGAAACCAACCCTATGAGTCCCGGTTCTTTACCAGGAAATCTTGAGATAGGGCCGTTCCTACAGTGGAACAAGGGAAGTTGCAGGCATTAGACGTAGAAGAAGTGTGCCCATTGGATGATACTGAATGAATTAGTAGGAACATAAATTCTGTGTCTCATCTATGCAGCTCAAGCAGGCAATCATCAAAGCCCTTGGTGCCATGATGAGCCTTCTGCTCCATAAAGAGGAGTATCGGGATCAGATATTTGAAACGATCTCATGGCTCCTTGAACAATATAAGGAGGACACTCATGTTTTTCACATCACGAAGGTGAGGTAGCAGTCCTTCAGGTAACTGTCTATGTCTCTGTATGTATGAACTGCACGAGGAGTTTGCTGCCAGTGGGGTTTCCTGGTTGAGACAGTGACTTGTTAGAAAATAAATATACACACGAGTTCTGGGTTTATACACATGGTGAGTCAGGCAACAAGATTTGTAGGTAAATGCCTCTTATGAAAAAGCATCCTCTGTTTCCTGGGGAGGATGATAAggagataaaaaacaaaacacttgcgCCCCTCCCCAAAAAGATACTCCCTCCTTGTGATTTCCTAGTACATCCTGTCAACTCTGTGTCTATCTTTTAGTTCATaagctgctcagagcaggggctgccatATGTTGTCTCTAGTCAGTACCAAACCAACAGTCAGTGGTTGAAAATTAATACTAAGGAGGCTTGAGAGTCATTGCTTTGGATTCTGTAACTAGATGGATCTAAAAGCATTGCCTGTCTATTTCATCTCCCGTTctatgcagtgctgttgtagccatgttggtcccaagatattagagcaccaaggtgggtgagataatctaATTAAAGATATTGTctcacttcccttctctctctattTCAAATACCCTGAGTACCACATGAGCAAGAAGAAAGGGGCCATATTCTGTCTTCAGTGGGGCTACACAGTTGTAAATGAAGTCACCAGACAGCTGTAACTTCTTGGTAGTGATATTTACTCACCATCTCTGTTGGTTGAAGCTTTCTGGTACAGAGTATGTGGTCACATTTGGGGTTGAAAAACCCATGATTTGGAGGGAACCAGTACATCATGGACTTGTTTGATAGCATCAGGGCACTACACATCTACTTAAATATAGTAATATCTGTAGATGGCATCAAAGAGATTCTGGAAGCTTGAAGCAAGAAAGGAGAAAAGTGTTTAGATGCAGGAAGGAATTTGATTTTCAGCTTTTTTATCAATAACCTGGCAGAGGACATAAAATCGTCCCTGATAAAGTTGGCAGATGAGATAAAAattgggaagtggtaaataatgaagaggagagaTTCAGAGTGATttagatcacttggtaaactaggCACAAAGAAAGGTGTGTTTAAAAATGGCTGAACGTGACTGTGTGCATCTAGGCAGAAAGAATTTAGGCCATACATACATGATGGGGGAcgctgtcctgggaagcagtgactctggaaaagattGTGGGGGTCAtgatgaataatcagctgaacatgaactcaagctgtggccaaaaaagctaaAAAGCATAAAAAGGAGACTCTCAAGCAGGAGTACAGTGGTTATGTTATCTCTAAGTCTGGCACTTGTGTGACTactgttggaatactgtgtccagttctagtgcccacaaCTCGAaaagggtgttgataaattggagaggatattGAGAGAAGAGTCACAGTGAttacaggattagaaaacatgctttacagTAGTAGAAGCGAGGAACTCtatctatttaatttaacaaacTGAAAGTGAAAGGGTGTGTGATGGGGTTTCCCTACACCCCATTGGTTCAACAGGGGTTAATCCTACTTTGTGGGCCAAGGAGGCCAtggcccctcctctctgctgggcatgcttcaGCTGGAACCAGGATATAAAAGAGAGCCGCTCAGCTGAGTCTGGGATGGCCACCGAAGGGAGCAAAGGTGCATTGTAGGCTCCTACAGAGAgactgccagtgctccaggattcAGTGTCCAGCTGGACTGTGGCTACAACCCACAAGCCCCAGCCACC encodes the following:
- the LOC127035574 gene encoding maestro heat-like repeat-containing protein family member 2A, whose protein sequence is MTPTSTRRQGPATCGRKRRCWTKTTNSRCSYGTCTSLTSPSVYNEVVSLLAHMDDQDKDKIALRIACIAETKLASVVTVLLEKLQLDEQNRVDIYCILEKVLQQDTGDLERGLLNKTITLALNHMRETQEATNEVKVAASNTLVTLARCYFDHVMSELLCHLKPPKRSEEFVLITLGNLSSAYAFKCIPFVRITLNAMFSMLELVNDSRMRQAFCGVLEKWSRAVKLFLTNWEKCPFPIAGELRLCNHFLPMYSHVTSNWLTCEEPELKQAIIKALGAMMSLLLHKEEYRDQIFETISWLLEQYKEDTHVFHITKSLSQLLEVSGEHKIPLPKGEFRAICSALHKQICSQAKPLSTENHAELVHCIILLARSSPEDLIAFLHSQLKIKNEAVCVTSLNLLRAIVDADLPETGDKKYLIVKAVKSTLGDQNATVRVCVEQ